GGTATTCTTGATCTGTCTTTTTCTTTCGCAAAGCCTGCTCCTTTCTTCTTGGTGATGAGGGTTACCAATTATAAAGGTTCAGGCTTTTTTTTCGTATTAAATCCTTCCGCAACAGAAACTAGGTAATAACCTTTAAGAACCTTGCATTTATAGCCACAATAACGGTACTTATCGACATAAGCGCAGCACCCATGGCAGGGTTTAAAAGTATTCCGTATTTATAAAAAACTCCAGCAGCAAGCGGTATTGCGAAGGCGTTATATCCAGTCGCCCAGACAAGATTCTGAACCATCTTCCTGTATGTTGCACGGGCAAGACCAAGTATAGAAACTGCATCGAGAGGATTACTTCTGACTAAAACGATATCTGCCGTTTCAACCGCGACGTCAGTCCCAGCTCCTATTGCAATTCCCACATCAGCCTGTGCCAGCGCAGGAGCGTCGTTTACCCCGTCTCCTGTCATAGCGACAAGAAGTCCTCTTGACTGGATCTCCTTTATTTTATTCGTCTTTTCCTCCGGCAATATCTCTGCAAAATATTCCTCAATCCCGATTTCTTGTGAGACCCATTTCGCTACCTGTTTGTTGTCTCCAGTAAGCATTATCGGTTTGATTCCCATTGCCTTGAGCTTTGAGATGGCCTCTTTTGACTCTTCTCTGATGATGTCCGCCAATGCGACAGCACCTATGAGGTGTCCATCTATGATCACGAACACAACGGTCTTCCCCTGAGAAGAGAGCTCTTCAATTTTCTTATTATCAAACGTAAAGTTGTTTTCCCTGAGATAGCCGGGGCTAACAACTTTAACTTCTTTCCCATTAACTTTGCCCACCGCACCTTTTCCGATGATTGCTTTAAACCCCTCGACATGAAATTTTTCTTTAACTGACAAAGCGATTCCCTGTGCAATGGGATGCTCAGAGTTGGTTTCAACTGAAGCGGCATATTTTAAGAGTTCTTCCTTTATCATGGAATCCGATAATAGAACCGTATCCGTTACGCCAAACTTCCCTTGTGTCAATGTACCAGTTTTATCAAATAAAATAGCCTGGATGTTCCTTGCTCTTTCAAAAGCTGCACGGTTTCTTATAAGCAGTCCGTTTTTTGCAGACAAAGCGGTAGAAACGGCTACAACCAGAGGAACGGCAAGACCTAATGCATGAGGACAGGTAATGACCATGACCGTCACAGCACGTTCGAGGGAAAAAGAGAACTCTTTTTGCATAACGGCTAACCATGCAAAGATCGTTATTACTCCACCTCCTAATGCAATGATAGTGAGCCAGAGAGCTGCACGATTTGCGATATCCTGAGTCTTTGATTTGCTTTCCTGTGCTTGCCTGACAAGGTCAATTACTTGTGAGAGAAACGAATCTTTTCCTATTTTCTTTATCTCAACAGTCACAGATCCTTCGCCATTAATAGAACCACCGATAATTTTTGAACCTGTCTTTTTTGAAACTGGTTTTGATTCTCCAGTAAGCATGGCCTCATTGACCGATGTCTCGCCTTTAATGATCTCTCCGTCAGCTGGTATTTTTTCACCGGGTTTTATAAGTATTTTGTCTCCTTCTTTAAGTTCATCCAACGGGACATCTTTGGTGCTACCATCATCCATGATCTTATGTGCTTCTGAAGGCATAAGCTTTGCGAGTTCCTCCAGGGCCCTCGATGCTCCCATAACTGACTTCATCTCGATCCAATGCCCTAAGAGCATGACATCGATAAGAGTGACGAGTTCCCAGAAAAATATTTTTCCACTCAGTCCGAATACCACGGCACTGCTGTAAAAATATGCAGTCGTGATAGCTATTGCAATAAGGGTCATCATGCCTGGGTGAGCCTTTTTCAACTCATCCAGGAGACCTTTTAGAAAAGGATAGCCCCCATAGAAAAAAATAAACGATGACAGAGCAAACAGGACATACGCGTCACCGGAGAATCTGAGAACTTCCCTTATTCCAAGAAACTTCTGGATCATCGGGGACAGCAAAAGAATTGGGACAGATACAGCAAGAGATATCCAGAACCGTGTTCTGAAATCTTTTACCATGTGGGCATGGTGATCCCCTCCGTGTTCATGTTTGCTTTTCATTTTGTGGTGAGCATGCTGCCCTTCATGTCCTTTATGGGATATATGATTCTGATGTTTCATATGGTTATTTTCTTCCTTCCCTGTTTCAACCCGTTGTTGGAAGATTTGTCCTGAATGCAGATATCATGTTCTGCACACCCGTGATCGCGAAGAATTGATGAACGAATAGTGACAATCCTATGCCGGTCACAATCTCAGATGTTTGCTGTTCCCTTTGTCTTAATATCCGTAGTTCAGGACTCCTTACAGAATAAAAATCCTGACACTGATTAGTGTCCATGAGGATCTTTCTTCGGCGCGTCTGTTGGAGGGTTAACTGTCGGTGGAGCTGAGGGTTCCTCTGACATTCTGTGCATCATCATGCCACGAGTCTCAGAAATCATTTTCTCAATGCTCTCTATCATTCCGTTGATGTTATCTGTCATCTCTTTCTTTTCGTTTGCACTAAGACCCCGTATTATCTTCTTTTGCATCCGCAAAATGTCTTTCATCATATGCATCATATCGCGTGACATCATCCCCTAGCCCATCATACCTTTCATCATTGGCATACACATCTGCATATTCATCCCGCCCTGCATCATCTCCGAGCCCTGCATTTCAGACGAACCCATCATAGATGATAAAGCCTCTTCTGACATCCGCGCTTCAACGGAAATACTGCAAGTGAGTATTACCAGCATAAGAATAATTAATCTTTTCATTTTTCCTTCCTTAACATGAATTGTAGCATTTACATGATACCCCATGATTTCTTTGAATCTTGACGATTATCATGTCTCACCTCCCTTGTTCAATGATACAAGCCGTTTCAATAGAATCGCAAATTGTCTTTTCGAATAATCCAGATTTAACATATCGATTTAACGTGCATAGTAATTGCATGATAGCTTATGTCAGACCAAACTTAAATTCTTTATGATATTTTTCAATATTGCAGCTGATTTTCGTAAGCCTTCGATTTCTTCATTATTCAACTCGAAGGGTACCACCCACTCAATGCCGGCTGATCCAATTAATGAAGGCAAGCTGAGATATACATCCTTGATGTCGTAATGACCATCTATGAGAGTTGAGACCGGCAAAACCGTTTTTTGGTCTCTAAGAATAGCTTCGACAATGCGCACGAGTCCTGTTGCAATCGCATAATTAGTCGCGCCTTTGCGTTCAATTATTCGGTAGGCTGCATCTCGTGCTTGATAAAAGAAATCGTCCATTGTCTGCTGATTATGGATGTAGCCACGCGCGGTGCAAAAAGAAGGCAGATGCATCCCAGCAATGTTTGCACGAGACCATACGGGAATTTCACTATCGCCGTGTTCACCTATGATGTATGCAATTACATCTCGTGTATCCACCCCGTAATATCGACCGAGAAGATAACGAAAGCGCGCTGTGTCCAGAATGGTACCCGATCCTATAATACGTTGCGATGGAAAGCCCGAAAGTTTCCATGCAGCATATGACAATACATCAACGGGATTTGTGGTAATCAGCAGAATTGCGTTTGCATTATACTGGACAATCTCAGGAATAATGTCCTTAGAAATAACGGCATTTCTTTTCAGAAGGTCAAGACGTGTCTCTCCCGGTTTCTGAGCCACTCCAGCCGTGATAACCACAATAGCAGCGTTCTTGCAATCGACATATTCACCTGACCACACTTTTGTCGGATGGGTCATTGGTATCGCGTGGTCGAGATCCATGACTTCTCCTTTGACTCTTTCTTTGTTTTCGTCTATAAGTACTATCTCGGATGTTAAGCCGCTAAGCATAAGAGCATATGCAAATGTTACCCCAACTCGTCCGGCACCAATAATGGCAATCTTAGGTGGAACAAGATGTTCAGTCATAATCTGAAATTACCTCCCTCTGTTTTATCCTACAAAAGAACCAGAACCCACCCCAATAGCACAAATCCAACAGCTGAACACCAGAAAATTATTCGAGTGGTAAAATTGACTGATTTATAGCAAGTGTGATAATGAGTACTTGTTTGAAACACAGTATAGGTTTCAGCCATTATTTCCCATGATGCCTGTGCGCTGATCAATGCAATAACAATTGGGCTGATACCACTGTATTTGTTCATCGCAAACATAAGCAGTAATGCTGCATTGAATAGTGCGAAAGGGGCAGTCTGAAGGTGGCCAATTTCATGTGCTATGCTCAGGATATAATAACATTCTAAATCCAGCCCTTTTCTTAGAAGCCAGTTGACAACGGGGGGGGTGCGGAAGGAGAATCCCGGCAAACCCCGCTTTATGCAGGAAACCAGGTCCAATAATTACAGTACCTTTCAACCCAAACCAAGTTACAACTTGTTCACTTTTTGTCGCTTGAAACATTGCTGTGACAAGGGCCGCTATTTTGATAAAACCGAGGTCCCGCACCGGCTCACGCAGGACCTGTAATATGGAATATTATTCCTATTTTTCTGTATTTTTCTTTTTTTCGATTTCTTTCCATCCGGACCATACCGGCTCCCCTGCGGCATCCCTGAGTTCGAGGATCATGTCACCCTTCTTTACATTCTGAGCAAGAAGTGTATGTTCGTATATTGTTTTTGCAGGCTCTTTTTCGACCGTCATGATCACCATAGAACCGGTAACTTCGATTGCATCTCCCTTCATAATCTGTGTGTCAAGTCTCTCAATAAACCATGCGGGCCCAAGATGGACAGAAATTGACTTCTTCTCTTTTGTCAGAAGGATTAAGTGAACACCGGGAGACATTCCTTTCATGGGTATTACCGTATCCACAGCAACTACTTCACCTGTATAAGTTTCTATCGCTTTTGGACTATACATCCTTTGATAGGGATGTCCACTACCCCACCCACCAGTTCCTCTCCAGTCCTGCTGCTCATGTGCACATGAGGATGACAGCATAAGAAAAAATAAAGATATCAGTACTGAAAGCATTTTTTGTTATTCATGTTTACCTCCCTGAGCCGGAATAATTTATCTTTTTATTAAAATGGAGCAAGAGAGACTTTGCTCCAGATATTTTATGAGATCACTATACATGATGCATTCAACCAGCTGCCAGTATTACATGAATTCATCCCTGAACTGGCACTTATAGGGCAAAGAGCCATCAACTTTGGTATATTTCCATTTGAAAAAATAAATGAATCATTGTCATGTTGTTATTGCAAATACAGAATCACCGGAGATAAGAAGGGATACCGGATCCCATGGAAGACCATCGTATCCCATCGGGTGAAGTAAGAATTGTTCCTGCATATCCAACCGCAATAAATCTATCGTTTCCAAAGGCAACGCCATGGAGATCGGATGACGTGCCTGATCTCCCTATCACCCAGTTATTCCCGCCTTTGGATGTTACTGTTGCGCCACGGAACCCGACGATAACAAATGTGCCCTTACCGTATGTGATATCATGAAGATCTAAAGGGATATTGAGCACATGTGGAGTCCATTTTTCCCCGTCAGCAGAGGTGAGTATAGTACCTCCGTGTCCTACAACAACAAATAATTTGTCTGCATAGGCTGCCTGCCCCAGAAAAACTGTACTTCCCGATGGTTGAGTTGTCCATGTCCTGCCATCAGAAGACTTCAATATTATGCCATTATGCCCAACGGCAACAAATATATCATTGCCGAATGTAATTCCATGGAGGTTGTTTGAGGTTCCAGATACCTGCGGATTCCATTCTTTCCCGTTAGGAGAGGTAATGATTGTGCCTTCGTGCCCCACGGCGACAAATATGTTATTGCCATAGCTCACTCCTTCGAGAAAGGAAGATGTTCCAGACAACTGGGACTCCCATTTATTCCCGCCTTCCGAAATCAACACGGAACCGTTCCTGCCTACCGCGATAAAAATGCCTTTTCCATATGTTATGCCATGAATATCATATCCGATTCCAGTAACCCGCGCAGACCAGGCATGTCCGTCTGTCGTGGTAAATATCGAACCAAAGCCGACTGCAGCAACAAACATGTCCTTGCCAAATGTTATTCTTCCCCAGTCGCTGATCTCAGATGATCTCAACGTCCAGGCAAACCCATCCGATGAAGTCATTATTGTGGTATAGTTACCTACAGTGACAAAAGTATTCTTGCCAAACGCCACACTTGCCAAATCATAGGGAATTCCGGATGACCTGACAGTCCATACAATCCCGTCTGATGAAGTTGCTATATCACCTCCATATCCGGCGGCTACAAATAAATCGTTGCCATAGGCCACTCCCCACCAGTCAGTAACCTTATAGGGTCTCAGAACCCAAGATTTTCCATCAGATGAAGTCAGAATTGTGCCATTTGATCCAACAGCAACGAACAGATTGTTTCCAAAGGTTATGCCATGAAGCTTCGCACCGGCACCGGAGGGGCGTGCAGTCCATGTCACCCCGTCTTGTGAACTGCATATGAGTCCTCCCACAGCAACAAAGAGATTATTGCCAAACGTTATTCCGTGGAGATTTGAACCGGTGCCGGATACCCTTGATGACCATGCCTTTCCATCATATGAAGTAAGTATAGTGCCACTGTGACCGACTGCCACAAACATGTCATTGCCGAAGGTTACCCCATGTAAGTCCTTGGAAGTGCCAGAAGACGCCTTTGTCCAGACAAGTCCATCAGGTGAATAAATAATTGCCCCGTCGGATCCCACAGCAACAAACATATTATTACCGAACGATACACTTCGGAGATGCACTCCGATGTCTGTAGAGCGTGTAGTCCATTGAACTCCATCCGGTGAGGTCATAATAACTGCCATGTTAAAATATCCTCCAACCGCTACAAACATGCCTCCCCCATAAGTAACATGGATTGTTTTTCCCTGAGGCATTGGGTATCGCTCTTCCCAGCTATAGAGATGCAGCGACAA
This sequence is a window from Nitrospirota bacterium. Protein-coding genes within it:
- a CDS encoding L-lactate dehydrogenase; the protein is MTEHLVPPKIAIIGAGRVGVTFAYALMLSGLTSEIVLIDENKERVKGEVMDLDHAIPMTHPTKVWSGEYVDCKNAAIVVITAGVAQKPGETRLDLLKRNAVISKDIIPEIVQYNANAILLITTNPVDVLSYAAWKLSGFPSQRIIGSGTILDTARFRYLLGRYYGVDTRDVIAYIIGEHGDSEIPVWSRANIAGMHLPSFCTARGYIHNQQTMDDFFYQARDAAYRIIERKGATNYAIATGLVRIVEAILRDQKTVLPVSTLIDGHYDIKDVYLSLPSLIGSAGIEWVVPFELNNEEIEGLRKSAAILKNIIKNLSLV
- a CDS encoding DNA-binding protein, whose protein sequence is MYSPKAIETYTGEVVAVDTVIPMKGMSPGVHLILLTKEKKSISVHLGPAWFIERLDTQIMKGDAIEVTGSMVIMTVEKEPAKTIYEHTLLAQNVKKGDMILELRDAAGEPVWSGWKEIEKKKNTEK
- a CDS encoding copper-translocating P-type ATPase, whose amino-acid sequence is MKSKHEHGGDHHAHMVKDFRTRFWISLAVSVPILLLSPMIQKFLGIREVLRFSGDAYVLFALSSFIFFYGGYPFLKGLLDELKKAHPGMMTLIAIAITTAYFYSSAVVFGLSGKIFFWELVTLIDVMLLGHWIEMKSVMGASRALEELAKLMPSEAHKIMDDGSTKDVPLDELKEGDKILIKPGEKIPADGEIIKGETSVNEAMLTGESKPVSKKTGSKIIGGSINGEGSVTVEIKKIGKDSFLSQVIDLVRQAQESKSKTQDIANRAALWLTIIALGGGVITIFAWLAVMQKEFSFSLERAVTVMVITCPHALGLAVPLVVAVSTALSAKNGLLIRNRAAFERARNIQAILFDKTGTLTQGKFGVTDTVLLSDSMIKEELLKYAASVETNSEHPIAQGIALSVKEKFHVEGFKAIIGKGAVGKVNGKEVKVVSPGYLRENNFTFDNKKIEELSSQGKTVVFVIIDGHLIGAVALADIIREESKEAISKLKAMGIKPIMLTGDNKQVAKWVSQEIGIEEYFAEILPEEKTNKIKEIQSRGLLVAMTGDGVNDAPALAQADVGIAIGAGTDVAVETADIVLVRSNPLDAVSILGLARATYRKMVQNLVWATGYNAFAIPLAAGVFYKYGILLNPAMGAALMSISTVIVAINARFLKVIT